A stretch of the Polyangiaceae bacterium genome encodes the following:
- the rpoC gene encoding DNA-directed RNA polymerase subunit beta', producing the protein MRDIFSFFEKPKDPLSFSAIRISLASPEKIREWSHGEVKKPETINYRTFKPERDGLFCAKIFGPVKDYECNCGKYKRMKHRGIVCEKCGVEVIQSKVRRERLGHISLATPVAHIWFLKSLPSRIGNMLDITLKDLEKVLYCEAYIVIDPKETGLQRGDLLSEERYMQIIDEYGDDKVVAGMGGEAVIEMLKQVDVHALAELLREEMRKATSEAKRKKLAKRLKVVEAFRESGNRPEWMMLSVIPVLPPDLRPLVPLDGGRFATSDLNDLYRRVINRNNRLKRLLELNAPEIIIRNERRMLQEAVDALFDNGRRGKTITGPNKRPLKSLSDMLKGKQGRFRQNLLGKRVDYSGRSVIVVGPTLRLHQCGLPKKMALELFKPFIYNKLEERGYVNTIKSAKKMVEKERPEVWDILEEVISEHPVMLNRAPTLHRLGIQAFEPVLIEGKAIQLHPLVCAAFNADFDGDQMAVHVPLSIEAQMEARVLMMSTNNILSPANGRPIINPTQDIVLGLYYATRERKFAKGSFRPDTLKFGEDGQANSAQGYLRGVYASPEEVRMAYDAGEVLLHAGIRVRVPHIDEDGNPVRDEHGNIKRRVVNTTVGRVLISEVLPKGVSFDYVNKTLDKKALSALIDVCYRVHRNKETVLLADRLRTLGFDHAMRAGISICMDHMVIPPAKKELLDEAQREVERVVEQYQEGLITDGERYNKIVDIWAGVADAVTAKMMDGIGKERVVDPEGLTKESIEPSFNPIYIMADSGARGSTQQIRQLAAMRGLMAKPSGEIIETPITANFREGLSVLQYFISTHGARKGLADTALKTANSGYLTRRLVDVAQDAVISEFDCTTLDGIRVTKLEEAGEVIQPLGDRILGRVVLEDVIDPLTGEVLITANTELDEASVKNIEEAGIEEVMIRSVLTCQTRRGVCALCYGRDLARGYRVNIGESVGIIAAQSIGEPGTQLTMRTFHIGGTAARGKIEASYLEARTEGTVRLRRAVVQRKRDGSMVIMNRHGELVVVDETGREREHHRLVYGCNLKVAEGQRVKPGELLAEWDQFATPILTEVSGAVKYGDLVEGVSVQERVDEVTGLSRKVVIESKAADLRPRISLKDPTTGGTLKLPNSELEARYLLPVGAHIVAQEGDVIEAGDIIAKIPRDTTKVQDITGGLPRVAELFEARKPKDHAIISEIDGEVSFGKDTKGKRKVVITPFAPDGHQLPDQAREYLIPKGKHIQVQPGDRVRAGDPLQDGPPNPHDILRVKGEKELAAWLVNEIQQVYRLQGVGINDKHIEVIVRQMLRRVRVKDVGDTNFLVDEQVEKHLFERENERVIERGGRPAIAEPLLLGITKASLSTESFISASSFQETTKVLTEAAISGKVDDLRGLKENVIMGRLIPAGTGLPAYKRLQVVVDGEPVPRETRASSFDLSPTHMAPPRHRPEDLLSAAVNEE; encoded by the coding sequence ATGCGTGACATCTTCAGCTTCTTCGAGAAGCCCAAGGATCCGCTTTCGTTCAGCGCCATTCGCATCTCGCTCGCGAGTCCCGAGAAGATCCGGGAGTGGTCGCATGGCGAGGTGAAGAAGCCGGAAACGATCAACTACCGCACGTTCAAGCCGGAGCGTGACGGGCTTTTCTGCGCGAAGATCTTCGGTCCGGTCAAGGACTACGAGTGCAATTGCGGCAAGTACAAGCGCATGAAGCACCGCGGGATCGTGTGCGAAAAGTGCGGCGTCGAGGTGATTCAGTCCAAGGTTCGTCGCGAACGCTTGGGCCACATCTCGCTCGCCACGCCCGTCGCGCACATCTGGTTCCTGAAGAGCCTGCCGTCGCGCATTGGCAACATGCTCGACATCACGCTGAAGGATCTGGAAAAGGTCCTTTACTGCGAGGCCTACATCGTCATCGACCCGAAGGAGACGGGACTGCAGCGCGGCGATCTGCTGAGCGAAGAACGCTACATGCAGATCATCGACGAGTACGGTGACGACAAGGTCGTTGCGGGCATGGGCGGTGAGGCGGTCATCGAAATGCTGAAGCAGGTCGACGTGCATGCGCTCGCCGAGCTGCTTCGCGAAGAGATGCGCAAAGCCACGAGCGAGGCGAAGCGCAAGAAGCTCGCCAAGCGGCTGAAGGTCGTCGAGGCATTCCGCGAGAGCGGCAATCGCCCCGAGTGGATGATGCTCAGCGTCATCCCGGTGCTTCCGCCCGATCTCCGTCCGCTCGTGCCGCTCGATGGTGGCCGTTTTGCCACGAGCGATCTCAACGATCTCTATCGTCGCGTCATCAACCGGAACAACCGCTTGAAGCGGCTGCTCGAGCTGAACGCGCCGGAGATCATCATTCGCAACGAACGCCGCATGCTCCAGGAGGCGGTCGACGCGCTCTTCGACAACGGTCGTCGCGGTAAAACCATTACGGGTCCGAACAAGCGGCCGCTCAAGAGTTTGTCCGACATGCTCAAGGGCAAGCAAGGGCGTTTCCGCCAGAACTTGCTCGGCAAGCGCGTCGACTACTCGGGCCGTTCCGTCATCGTCGTCGGTCCGACGCTGCGCCTACATCAGTGCGGTTTGCCGAAGAAGATGGCGCTCGAGCTCTTCAAGCCGTTCATCTACAACAAGCTGGAAGAGCGCGGGTACGTCAACACGATCAAGAGCGCCAAGAAGATGGTCGAGAAGGAGCGTCCCGAAGTTTGGGACATCCTCGAGGAGGTCATCAGTGAGCACCCGGTGATGCTCAACCGTGCTCCGACGCTCCATCGTCTCGGCATTCAAGCGTTCGAGCCGGTGCTCATCGAAGGCAAGGCCATTCAGCTTCACCCGCTCGTTTGCGCCGCCTTCAACGCCGACTTCGACGGCGACCAGATGGCCGTGCACGTGCCGCTTTCAATCGAGGCGCAGATGGAGGCGCGCGTGCTCATGATGAGCACGAACAACATCCTCTCGCCCGCAAACGGCAGGCCGATCATCAACCCGACGCAGGACATCGTGCTCGGGCTCTACTACGCCACGCGCGAGCGCAAGTTCGCCAAGGGGAGCTTCCGCCCCGATACGTTGAAGTTTGGCGAGGATGGTCAGGCCAACAGCGCACAGGGCTACCTACGTGGCGTCTACGCCTCACCCGAAGAAGTACGCATGGCGTACGACGCGGGCGAAGTGCTGCTCCACGCGGGCATTCGCGTGCGTGTTCCGCATATCGACGAAGATGGAAATCCGGTTCGCGACGAACACGGAAACATCAAGCGTCGCGTCGTGAACACGACCGTGGGTCGCGTTCTCATTTCCGAGGTTCTGCCGAAGGGCGTGAGCTTCGATTATGTGAACAAGACGCTCGACAAGAAGGCCCTCAGCGCGCTCATCGACGTTTGCTACCGCGTGCATCGCAACAAGGAGACCGTTCTTCTTGCCGACCGACTCCGCACGCTCGGATTCGATCACGCGATGCGTGCAGGCATTTCGATCTGCATGGATCACATGGTGATTCCGCCGGCGAAGAAGGAACTCCTCGACGAAGCACAACGCGAAGTCGAGCGCGTTGTCGAGCAATACCAAGAGGGTCTCATCACGGACGGCGAGCGCTACAACAAGATCGTCGACATCTGGGCCGGTGTTGCAGATGCAGTCACCGCCAAGATGATGGACGGCATTGGCAAGGAGCGCGTCGTCGATCCCGAGGGGCTCACGAAGGAAAGCATCGAGCCGAGCTTCAACCCGATTTACATCATGGCCGATTCGGGTGCGCGTGGTTCGACGCAGCAGATCCGACAGCTCGCCGCCATGCGCGGTCTCATGGCCAAGCCCTCGGGTGAAATCATCGAGACGCCCATCACGGCGAACTTCCGTGAGGGTCTCAGCGTGCTGCAGTACTTCATCTCGACGCACGGTGCGCGTAAGGGTCTCGCAGATACCGCTCTCAAGACGGCAAACTCCGGCTACCTCACGCGTCGTCTCGTCGACGTCGCGCAGGACGCGGTCATTTCCGAGTTCGATTGCACGACGCTCGACGGCATTCGCGTGACCAAGCTCGAGGAAGCGGGCGAAGTCATTCAGCCGCTCGGCGATCGCATCCTCGGTCGCGTCGTTCTCGAGGACGTCATCGACCCGCTCACGGGCGAGGTGCTCATTACGGCGAACACCGAGCTGGACGAAGCTTCCGTCAAGAACATCGAGGAAGCGGGTATCGAGGAAGTGATGATCCGGTCCGTGCTCACGTGTCAGACGCGTCGCGGCGTCTGCGCGCTTTGCTACGGACGCGATCTCGCGCGTGGCTACCGCGTCAACATTGGTGAATCGGTCGGCATCATTGCTGCCCAATCCATCGGTGAACCCGGCACGCAGCTCACGATGCGTACGTTCCACATCGGTGGTACGGCCGCGCGTGGAAAGATCGAAGCGAGCTACCTCGAAGCACGCACCGAAGGCACCGTGCGTCTGCGTCGCGCCGTCGTACAGCGCAAGCGTGACGGCTCGATGGTCATCATGAATCGCCACGGCGAGCTCGTGGTGGTCGACGAGACGGGTCGCGAGCGCGAGCATCATCGCCTCGTCTACGGCTGCAACCTGAAGGTTGCCGAGGGACAGCGGGTCAAACCCGGCGAGCTTCTCGCCGAGTGGGATCAGTTCGCCACGCCGATCCTCACCGAGGTCTCCGGTGCCGTGAAGTACGGCGACCTCGTCGAAGGCGTCAGCGTTCAGGAACGCGTCGACGAAGTGACGGGTTTGTCCCGCAAGGTCGTCATCGAGTCCAAGGCTGCCGATCTTCGTCCGCGCATCTCGCTCAAGGATCCGACCACCGGAGGCACGCTCAAGCTACCGAACAGCGAGCTCGAAGCGCGTTACCTCTTGCCCGTCGGTGCTCACATCGTCGCGCAGGAAGGTGACGTCATCGAAGCCGGTGACATCATCGCCAAGATCCCGCGCGACACGACGAAGGTGCAGGACATCACCGGTGGTCTGCCCCGCGTCGCCGAGCTCTTCGAGGCACGCAAGCCGAAGGATCACGCCATCATCAGCGAGATCGACGGCGAGGTGTCGTTCGGCAAGGACACCAAGGGCAAGCGCAAGGTCGTCATCACGCCCTTCGCACCCGATGGTCACCAATTGCCCGATCAGGCACGCGAATACCTGATCCCCAAAGGCAAGCACATTCAGGTGCAGCCTGGAGATCGCGTACGCGCAGGTGATCCGCTCCAAGATGGCCCGCCGAACCCGCACGACATCTTGCGGGTCAAGGGCGAAAAGGAGCTCGCTGCGTGGCTCGTCAACGAAATCCAGCAGGTCTACCGCCTGCAGGGCGTCGGTATCAACGACAAGCACATCGAGGTCATCGTGCGTCAGATGCTCCGGCGCGTTCGCGTCAAGGACGTTGGCGACACGAACTTCCTCGTGGACGAGCAAGTCGAGAAGCACCTCTTCGAGCGTGAGAACGAGCGCGTCATCGAGCGCGGCGGGCGCCCCGCCATCGCCGAGCCGCTTCTTCTCGGCATCACGAAAGCCAGCTTGTCGACCGAGTCGTTCATCAGTGCATCGTCGTTCCAAGAGACCACCAAGGTGCTCACCGAAGCCGCAATCAGCGGTAAGGTCGACGACCTTCGAGGCCTCAAGGAAAACGTCATCATGGGCCGCCTCATCCCCGCAGGTACGGGTCTCCCCGCGTACAAGCGGCTGCAGGTGGTCGTCGATGGCGAGCCGGTGCCACGCGAGACCCGTGCCTCGTCGTTCGACCTCTCGCCGACGCACATGGCTCCACCACGGCATCGGCCCGAAGATCTGCTGTCCGCAGCCGTCAACGAAGAATGA
- a CDS encoding DUF2330 domain-containing protein, giving the protein MKLSSLLMCLLPLVAAPAFVTTDARACGGCLVSETETTQVTSHRMILSVSKDRTVLWDQITYSGEPESFAWVLPIKGTVDVGLSSDAMFASLEQATSVTVSSPVINCLPPECAFGPPNADGSGASSSAGGGGGVTVIAEEVVGPYATVQLSSQDPNALKTWLLGNGYNLPLDISPIVDAYVKEGFNFLALKLVPGVGINSMRPVRVTSAGATPVLPLRMVAAGTGQTTPITLWVMGEGRYEPSNFDSFTIDAEKLVWNWDTSSSNYAQIKQDEFAASGGKSWLVEAAEQFSRYWLEEGLRWAAEFDPKNSGYGGDPMGPSALEECNADLDALFGGIPDNTLWVTRLHAELSRAALVTDLNLQASANQIPVNRWLQVTNSVGTPPACPPPPDWCTNPGGVPPVDTNPWDNHFGSGNGSTSQASASCAIATESSVPAAVALMSSALVLSFARKRSRRSRVARSS; this is encoded by the coding sequence ATGAAGCTCTCCAGCTTGCTTATGTGCTTGTTGCCGCTCGTCGCGGCGCCCGCGTTCGTCACGACAGACGCTCGGGCCTGTGGCGGATGCCTCGTCTCGGAGACCGAAACGACGCAGGTCACGAGTCACCGCATGATCCTTTCGGTTTCGAAAGATCGAACGGTCCTTTGGGATCAAATTACGTACTCCGGTGAACCCGAATCGTTTGCGTGGGTTTTGCCCATCAAGGGCACCGTCGACGTAGGTCTCTCCTCCGACGCGATGTTTGCATCGCTCGAACAAGCCACATCCGTCACCGTGAGCTCACCCGTCATCAACTGCTTGCCGCCTGAATGTGCCTTCGGTCCTCCCAATGCCGACGGTAGTGGCGCGAGCAGTTCCGCCGGTGGCGGTGGTGGCGTCACCGTCATCGCAGAAGAAGTGGTTGGTCCTTATGCAACCGTCCAGCTTTCGTCCCAGGATCCAAACGCTCTCAAGACTTGGCTCCTCGGAAACGGCTACAACCTGCCTCTGGACATTTCGCCCATCGTCGATGCGTACGTGAAGGAAGGATTCAACTTCCTCGCGTTGAAGCTCGTGCCTGGCGTTGGCATCAATTCGATGCGTCCCGTTCGCGTCACCTCGGCAGGAGCAACGCCTGTTTTGCCGCTGCGCATGGTTGCTGCAGGTACGGGACAAACCACACCCATCACGCTTTGGGTCATGGGCGAAGGACGTTACGAACCCTCGAACTTCGACAGCTTCACGATCGACGCTGAGAAACTCGTGTGGAACTGGGACACGTCTTCGAGCAACTACGCGCAGATCAAGCAAGACGAGTTTGCTGCTTCCGGCGGCAAGTCGTGGCTCGTCGAAGCGGCCGAGCAGTTTTCTCGTTACTGGCTCGAAGAGGGCCTGCGATGGGCGGCCGAGTTCGATCCGAAAAACAGCGGCTACGGTGGTGATCCCATGGGTCCGTCGGCGCTCGAGGAATGCAACGCGGATCTCGATGCGCTCTTCGGAGGCATTCCGGACAATACGCTTTGGGTCACGCGCCTTCATGCCGAGCTGTCTCGCGCAGCGCTCGTTACGGACTTGAACCTTCAAGCGTCTGCAAACCAAATCCCCGTCAATCGGTGGCTTCAAGTGACCAACTCGGTGGGAACCCCACCCGCATGTCCGCCTCCTCCGGACTGGTGCACGAATCCAGGAGGCGTGCCGCCTGTCGATACGAATCCGTGGGACAATCATTTTGGCAGTGGCAATGGCAGCACGTCGCAAGCTTCCGCGAGCTGCGCGATTGCGACCGAATCCAGCGTGCCTGCGGCCGTTGCGCTCATGAGCAGCGCGCTCGTTCTGTCGTTTGCACGCAAGCGTTCTCGGCGTTCACGCGTCGCGCGTTCTTCCTGA
- a CDS encoding DUF4388 domain-containing protein — protein MASVHGTNQRVADRLLAEGRITAEDHRRVVAHATKLRGRIEDAFIELGVITEGELLKYIATLHNTRFVSTEKLSKAAIDQRVLGRVSQKTAKIHEVFPVLLDEAKSVLSVVTADPDNHVALHEVKLAAGVREVRALVARPAAVHAAIARHYFKDAGAFDALLRSAVIAPVTDFIDVEGFGGGSATPPRTSGAPATPRQGLPPPPPPRPVLPTLSSPNGHAAREHTQPSAGSSAQSGSTQISPLSQVAGHTQPSPVSQLRADQTQNSATSDPKQASPQAAALAMAVAAGAPPHVPTSILEAPEYLETLNVLVSLLEVNRQDLRGHSATVARLCRRACERLGLAPPHISAFAIAAYLHDLGKMGAYHLTALNVAEYDGHRLSGIKAVALPVEFMSSVNLPVETIAALSSMYERYDGTGFPQALAGKEIPLGARILAVADTYADLTQNPRNPFRKVLKPTEACEVLAGYRGTIFDPTIVDLFRSEATGDDMRARLLSAKHVVLVVDPGVEETAFLENRLNEQGFEVRMARTFAVAWRELQTGDITAVVSEIDLDETEGGFRLRGDAQKEPWGRALTWVILTRKGDRHSAQRAFDLGVDDFVSKSTSMDIFAAKLRQLIERRSERSGSRGVSGSLAEMSLPEMVQVLWHGRKTGALRILTPPGSKGEIHFAEGQIVHASWDQLVGEEAFYRMITLREGEFRLESGVELATRTITISPEALLLEGMRLLDEGRAAASS, from the coding sequence ATGGCTTCTGTGCACGGCACCAACCAGCGCGTCGCTGATCGTCTTCTCGCCGAAGGTCGAATCACGGCGGAGGATCATCGACGCGTCGTCGCGCATGCAACCAAGCTGCGCGGTCGCATCGAGGATGCCTTCATCGAATTGGGCGTCATCACCGAGGGCGAGCTGCTGAAGTACATTGCCACGCTGCACAACACGCGCTTCGTCTCGACCGAAAAACTCTCCAAAGCTGCCATCGATCAACGCGTGCTCGGCCGCGTCTCGCAGAAGACGGCGAAGATACACGAGGTTTTTCCCGTCCTGCTCGACGAGGCCAAATCCGTGCTGTCCGTCGTTACGGCGGATCCCGACAATCACGTCGCGCTCCACGAGGTAAAACTCGCAGCCGGCGTTCGCGAAGTGCGGGCGCTCGTCGCGCGCCCCGCCGCAGTGCACGCAGCGATCGCCCGTCACTACTTCAAGGACGCCGGCGCATTCGATGCACTTTTGCGCTCCGCGGTGATCGCACCTGTCACGGACTTCATCGACGTCGAAGGGTTTGGCGGCGGCAGCGCGACGCCTCCACGTACGTCCGGCGCTCCGGCGACTCCACGGCAGGGACTGCCGCCACCACCGCCACCGCGGCCAGTCTTGCCTACGTTGTCCTCGCCGAACGGTCACGCCGCGCGCGAACATACCCAGCCCTCGGCAGGCTCGTCGGCTCAGTCGGGTTCCACGCAGATTTCGCCGCTGTCGCAGGTGGCAGGGCACACGCAGCCTTCACCTGTTTCTCAACTACGCGCAGATCAGACGCAGAATTCGGCCACCTCCGACCCCAAGCAGGCTTCACCTCAAGCAGCCGCTCTCGCCATGGCCGTTGCTGCCGGCGCGCCGCCGCATGTACCGACGTCCATCCTCGAAGCGCCGGAATACCTCGAGACCCTCAACGTGCTCGTGAGTTTGCTCGAGGTGAATCGACAAGATCTGCGAGGTCACTCGGCAACCGTCGCGCGTCTTTGTCGACGTGCGTGTGAACGTCTCGGGCTTGCGCCCCCGCACATCTCGGCGTTTGCCATCGCCGCATACCTGCACGACCTCGGCAAGATGGGCGCTTATCACCTCACCGCGCTCAACGTCGCCGAATACGACGGACACCGACTTTCCGGCATCAAAGCCGTTGCGTTGCCCGTCGAGTTCATGAGCTCCGTCAACTTGCCCGTCGAGACCATCGCGGCGCTCTCGTCGATGTACGAGCGTTACGACGGAACGGGTTTTCCGCAGGCGTTGGCTGGCAAAGAGATCCCCCTCGGAGCGCGCATTCTTGCCGTTGCAGACACCTACGCCGATCTCACGCAGAACCCTCGAAATCCCTTTCGCAAAGTCCTCAAGCCGACCGAGGCGTGCGAAGTGCTCGCAGGCTACCGCGGCACCATTTTCGACCCGACCATCGTCGATCTCTTCCGAAGCGAAGCGACCGGAGACGACATGCGAGCTCGTCTCCTCTCGGCAAAGCACGTCGTTCTCGTCGTCGATCCTGGCGTCGAAGAAACGGCATTCCTCGAAAATAGACTCAACGAACAGGGCTTCGAGGTTCGCATGGCGAGGACATTTGCCGTCGCTTGGCGCGAGCTTCAAACGGGCGACATCACCGCGGTCGTCAGCGAAATCGACCTCGACGAGACCGAAGGTGGGTTCAGGTTGCGTGGCGATGCGCAGAAGGAACCTTGGGGGCGTGCGCTCACGTGGGTGATTCTCACGCGCAAAGGCGATCGACACAGCGCGCAGCGAGCCTTCGATCTCGGCGTCGACGACTTCGTCTCCAAGTCCACGTCGATGGACATTTTTGCCGCCAAGTTGCGACAGCTCATCGAGCGCCGGTCCGAGCGTAGTGGCAGCCGGGGCGTGTCCGGATCACTTGCCGAAATGAGCTTGCCCGAGATGGTTCAGGTGCTTTGGCACGGGCGAAAAACAGGCGCTTTGCGCATCCTCACGCCGCCCGGCAGCAAGGGCGAGATTCACTTTGCCGAGGGGCAAATCGTGCACGCGAGCTGGGATCAGCTCGTGGGCGAGGAAGCGTTCTATCGCATGATCACGTTGCGTGAAGGCGAGTTCCGACTCGAGTCCGGCGTCGAGCTTGCTACGCGCACGATCACGATTTCGCCCGAAGCGCTCCTCTTGGAAGGCATGCGCCTGCTCGACGAAGGACGCGCGGCCGCGAGCTCGTAA
- the panB gene encoding 3-methyl-2-oxobutanoate hydroxymethyltransferase — MYGPKGQGSAGRSGGLPKKVTVPEIRARKGGLPLAMVTAYDFTMARLLDAGGVDMLLVGDSLGMVIQGHPTTLPVTVEDICYHGRAVARGARRAHVVGDMPFMSFQVSPVQALENAGRMMKDGAFESIKLEGGEEVAEHVRRIVAAGIPVMGHVGLTPQSVHAMGGFKVQGKGEHNAARLLRDARALDEAGVYAIVLEAIPPDLAEEVTASVSVPTIGIGAGAGCDGQVLVCYDMLGMFPDLEPKFAKRFAQVGEQIVQATQLYVGEVQERSFPAPEHTFKPNDPRRAPRPVQPPPEPLEEIPPHWQTH, encoded by the coding sequence ATGTACGGTCCCAAAGGTCAGGGAAGTGCTGGGCGTTCGGGTGGACTGCCCAAAAAAGTCACGGTACCGGAGATTCGCGCGCGCAAAGGGGGTTTGCCCCTGGCGATGGTCACCGCGTACGACTTCACCATGGCGAGGCTGCTCGATGCCGGAGGCGTCGACATGCTCCTCGTCGGCGATTCGCTCGGCATGGTCATTCAAGGCCATCCGACGACGTTGCCCGTCACGGTCGAAGACATCTGTTATCACGGGCGCGCGGTTGCTCGCGGCGCACGCAGAGCGCATGTCGTCGGCGACATGCCCTTCATGAGCTTTCAGGTTTCACCTGTCCAAGCGCTCGAAAATGCAGGCCGCATGATGAAGGACGGCGCATTCGAAAGCATCAAGCTCGAGGGTGGCGAAGAAGTCGCCGAGCATGTGCGACGCATCGTCGCGGCAGGCATTCCCGTGATGGGACACGTGGGCCTCACGCCGCAATCGGTGCATGCGATGGGCGGTTTCAAGGTGCAGGGCAAAGGCGAGCACAATGCCGCACGTCTCCTGCGTGATGCCCGAGCGCTCGATGAAGCGGGCGTTTACGCCATCGTGCTCGAAGCGATTCCTCCGGACCTGGCGGAAGAAGTGACGGCATCCGTTTCAGTACCAACGATTGGCATTGGAGCAGGAGCCGGTTGTGATGGTCAGGTGCTCGTTTGTTACGACATGCTCGGCATGTTCCCGGATCTCGAGCCCAAGTTTGCCAAGAGGTTTGCCCAGGTAGGCGAACAGATTGTCCAGGCCACGCAGCTCTATGTCGGCGAAGTTCAGGAGCGGTCGTTTCCCGCGCCAGAGCACACCTTCAAGCCGAACGATCCGCGAAGGGCGCCGCGTCCGGTCCAGCCACCGCCCGAGCCGCTGGAAGAGATCCCGCCTCATTGGCAGACGCATTGA